Proteins encoded together in one Camelina sativa cultivar DH55 chromosome 9, Cs, whole genome shotgun sequence window:
- the LOC104714511 gene encoding tubulin alpha-2 chain isoform X2 → MRECISIHIGQAGIQVGNACWELYCLEHGIQPDGQMPSDKTVGGGDDAFNTFFSETGAGKHVPRAVFVDLEPTVIDEVRTGTYRQLFHPEQLISGKEDAANNFARGHYTIGKEIVDLCLDRIRKLADNCTGLQGFLVFNAVGGGTGSGLGSLLLERLSVDYGKKSKLGFTVYPSPQVSTSVVEPYNSVLSTHSLLEHTDVSILLDNEAIYDICRRSLSIERPTYTNLNRLVSQVISSLTASLRFDGALNVDVTEFQTNLVPYPRIHFMLSSYAPVISAEKAFHEQLSVAEITNSAFEPSSMMAKCDPRHGKYMACCLMYRGDVVPKDVNAAVGTIKTKRTIQFVDWCPTGFKCGINYQPPTVVPGGDLAKVQRAVCMISNSTSVAEVFSRIDHKFDLMYAKRAFVHWYVGEGMEEGEFSEAREDLAALEKDYEEVGAEGGDDEDDEGEEY, encoded by the exons ATGAGAGAGTGCATCTCGATCCACATTGGTCAAGCTGGTATCCAGGTCGGAAATGCTTGCTGGGAGCTTTACTGCCTTGAACATGGCATTCAG CCTGATGGCCAGATGCCGAGTGACAAGACCGTTGGCGGAGGTGACGATGCTTTCAACACCTTCTTCAGTGAAACCGGTGCAGGGAAACACGTTCCACGTGCTGTTTTCGTTGATCTTGAGCCAACTGTGATCGATGAGGTCAGAACCGGTACTTACCGTCAGCTTTTCCACCCTGAGCAACTCATCAGCGGTAAAGAAGACGCAGCTAACAACTTCGCCCGTGGTCATTACACCA TTGGGAAAGAGATTGTTGATCTGTGCTTGGACCGTATCAGAAAGCTCGCTGATAACTGTACTGGTCTCCAAGGATTCCTTGTTTTCAACGCTGTTGGTGGAGGGACTGGATCTGGTCTTGGATCTCTCCTTCTTGAGAGACTCTCTGTTGACTATGGTAAAAAGTCCAAGTTGGGTTTCACAGTTTACCCATCTCCACAGGTCTCTACCTCTGTTGTTGAGCCTTACAACAGTGTCCTCTCCACTCACTCACTCTTGGAACACACCGATGTCTCTATTCTCCTCGACAATGAAGCTATCTATGACATCTGCAGACGTTCCCTAAGCATTGAGAGACCAACCTACACTAACCTTAACCGTCTTGTCTCTCAG GTTATCTCTTCGTTGACTGCTTCTCTGAGGTTTGATGGTGCTTTGAACGTTGATGTCACTGAATTCCAAACCAACTTGGTCCCATACCCAAGAATCCATTTCATGCTTTCCTCCTACGCACCAGTCATCTCTGCAGAGAAGGCCTTCCACGAGCAACTCTCAGTTGCTGAGATCACAAACAGTGCTTTTGAGCCTTCTTCCATGATGGCCAAGTGTGACCCACGTCACGGGAAATACATGGCTTGCTGTTTGATGTACCGTGGTGATGTTGTTCCCAAGGACGTGAATGCAGCAGTTGGTACCATCAAGACCAAGCGCACAATCCAGTTTGTTGACTG GTGTCCTACTGGTTTCAAGTGTGGTATCAACTACCAGCCACCAACTGTTGTTCCAGGAGGTGATCTTGCTAAGGTGCAGAGAGCTGTTTGTATGATCTCCAACTCCACAAGTGTTGCAGAGGTGTTCTCCCGTATTGATCACAAGTTTGATCTTATGTACGCAAAACGTGCTTTCGTTCACTGGTATGTGGGTGAGGGTATGGAAGAAGGAGAATTCTCTGAGGCTCGTGAGGATCTTGCTGCATTGGAAAAGGATTATGAAGAGGTCGGTGCTGAAGGTGGTgacgatgaggatgatgaaggaGAGGAATACTAA
- the LOC104714511 gene encoding tubulin alpha-2 chain isoform X1 produces MRECISIHIGQAGIQVGNACWELYCLEHGIQPDGQMPSDKTVGGGDDAFNTFFSETGAGKHVPRAVFVDLEPTVIDEVRTGTYRQLFHPEQLISGKEDAANNFARGHYTIGKEIVDLCLDRIRKLADNCTGLQGFLVFNAVGGGTGSGLGSLLLERLSVDYGKKSKLGFTVYPSPQVSTSVVEPYNSVLSTHSLLEHTDVSILLDNEAIYDICRRSLSIERPTYTNLNRLVSQVISSLTASLRFDGALNVDVTEFQTNLVPYPRIHFMLSSYAPVISAEKAFHEQLSVAEITNSAFEPSSMMAKCDPRHGKYMACCLMYRGDVVPKDVNAAVGTIKTKRTIQFVDWCPTGFKCGINYQPPTVVPGGDLAKVQRAVCMISNSTSVAEVFSRIDHKFDLMYAKRAFVHWYVGEGMEEGEFSEAREDLAALEKDYEEVGAEGGDDEDDEGEEY; encoded by the exons ATGAGAGAGTGCATCTCGATCCACATTGGTCAAGCTGGTATCCAGGTCGGAAATGCTTGCTGGGAGCTTTACTGCCTTGAACATGGCATTCAG CCTGATGGCCAGATGCCGAGTGACAAGACCGTTGGCGGAGGTGACGATGCTTTCAACACCTTCTTCAGTGAAACCGGTGCAGGGAAACACGTTCCACGTGCTGTTTTCGTTGATCTTGAGCCAACTGTGATCGATGAGGTCAGAACCGGTACTTACCGTCAGCTTTTCCACCCTGAGCAACTCATCAGCGGTAAAGAAGACGCAGCTAACAACTTCGCCCGTGGTCATTACACCA TTGGGAAAGAGATTGTTGATCTGTGCTTGGACCGTATCAGAAAGCTCGCTGATAACTGTACTGGTCTCCAAGGATTCCTTGTTTTCAACGCTGTTGGTGGAGGGACTGGATCTGGTCTTGGATCTCTCCTTCTTGAGAGACTCTCTGTTGACTATGGTAAAAAGTCCAAGTTGGGTTTCACAGTTTACCCATCTCCACAGGTCTCTACCTCTGTTGTTGAGCCTTACAACAGTGTCCTCTCCACTCACTCACTCTTGGAACACACCGATGTCTCTATTCTCCTCGACAATGAAGCTATCTATGACATCTGCAGACGTTCCCTAAGCATTGAGAGACCAACCTACACTAACCTTAACCGTCTTGTCTCTCAG GTTATCTCTTCGTTGACTGCTTCTCTGAGGTTTGATGGTGCTTTGAACGTTGATGTCACTGAATTCCAAACCAACTTGGTCCCATACCCAAGAATCCATTTCATGCTTTCCTCCTACGCACCAGTCATCTCTGCAGAGAAGGCCTTCCACGAGCAACTCTCAGTTGCTGAGATCACAAACAGTGCTTTTGAGCCTTCTTCCATGATGGCCAAGTGTGACCCACGTCACGGGAAATACATGGCTTGCTGTTTGATGTACCGTGGTGATGTTGTTCCCAAGGACGTGAATGCAGCAGTTGGTACCATCAAGACCAAGCGCACAATCCAGTTTGTTGACTGGTGTCCTACTGGTTTCAAGTGTGGTATCAACTACCAGCCACCAACTGTTGTTCCAGGAGGTGATCTTGCTAAGGTGCAGAGAGCTGTTTGTATGATCTCCAACTCCACAAGTGTTGCTGAGGTGTTCTCCCGTATTGATCACAAGTTTGATCTTATGTACGCAAAACGTGCTTTCGTCCACTGGTATGTTGGTGAGGGTATGGAAGAAGGAGAATTCTCTGAGGCTCGTGAGGATCTTGCAGCATTGGAGAAGGATTATGAAGAGGTCGGTGCTGAAGGTGGTgacgatgaggatgatgaaggaGAGGAATACTAA